A DNA window from Bacillus andreraoultii contains the following coding sequences:
- a CDS encoding glycine betaine uptake BCCT transporter yields the protein MKKLTSVFIYSAVILLLLVIFGIFSPNLLESVTASIQDFITNAFGWYYLIVVTCFLAICFYLFITPVGRIKLGKQEDKPEFSRGTWLAMLFSAGMGIGLVFYGAAEPLSHYAISSPTGELGTQQGVKDALRFTFFHWGLHAWAIYGIVALILAYYSFRKNEPVTISATLKPILGNKVTGRTGKLIDILAVLSTVFGVATTLGFGAMQINGGLSYLFHIPTSFWIQLVIIIIVTFLFTLSSLSGLGKGIKILSNANMFLAFLLLFMMFFIGPTLTILNLFTDSIGGYLQNLPRMSFRIAPLDPEAREWINSWTIFYWAWWIAWSPFVGIFIARVSKGRTIREFIFYVLLVPSVIGFFWFSTFGGSAIRLEATSIAKISNLAVEQLLFGVFDHYPFGVIMSIIAIILVVTFFITSADSGTYVLSMMSSNGAQNPPNRLKLVWGILLAAISLVLLYSGGLMALQNAMIIAALPFSVIMILMTASLFKSLNEEVKKITKKVR from the coding sequence ATGAAGAAACTTACATCTGTGTTCATATATTCGGCAGTTATTTTACTATTGTTAGTAATCTTTGGTATATTTTCACCAAACCTTCTTGAATCGGTCACAGCAAGTATTCAAGACTTTATTACAAATGCCTTTGGTTGGTACTATTTGATTGTCGTTACTTGTTTTCTTGCTATTTGCTTTTATTTATTTATTACCCCAGTTGGGAGAATAAAATTAGGTAAACAAGAGGATAAACCTGAATTTTCTCGGGGAACTTGGCTTGCGATGCTATTTAGTGCAGGGATGGGAATTGGTCTTGTCTTTTATGGAGCAGCTGAACCACTCAGTCATTATGCAATTAGCTCGCCTACGGGGGAACTAGGTACACAACAAGGGGTAAAAGATGCATTAAGATTTACCTTTTTCCATTGGGGACTCCACGCTTGGGCTATTTATGGAATTGTCGCTTTAATACTTGCTTATTATAGCTTTCGTAAAAATGAACCTGTAACAATAAGTGCTACTTTAAAGCCAATTCTTGGTAATAAAGTTACTGGGAGAACCGGGAAACTCATTGACATTTTAGCTGTTTTATCAACTGTTTTTGGTGTTGCAACTACTTTAGGCTTTGGTGCCATGCAAATTAATGGTGGTCTATCTTATTTGTTTCATATACCTACTTCATTTTGGATTCAACTAGTTATCATTATTATTGTTACATTTCTCTTTACCCTTTCATCTCTATCCGGTTTAGGAAAAGGGATAAAAATTTTAAGTAATGCAAATATGTTCCTTGCTTTTTTATTACTCTTTATGATGTTTTTCATTGGTCCTACATTAACCATTTTAAATTTATTTACCGATTCAATCGGTGGGTATTTACAGAATTTACCAAGAATGAGTTTCCGGATTGCTCCCCTTGATCCAGAGGCACGTGAATGGATTAATAGCTGGACGATTTTCTATTGGGCGTGGTGGATTGCTTGGTCCCCGTTTGTCGGGATTTTCATAGCTCGAGTTTCAAAAGGTAGAACAATCCGTGAATTCATTTTCTATGTTTTATTAGTACCATCCGTTATTGGGTTCTTTTGGTTCTCTACTTTCGGTGGTTCTGCCATTCGTCTGGAAGCAACTAGTATTGCTAAAATTTCAAATCTTGCCGTCGAACAGTTATTATTTGGCGTATTTGACCATTATCCATTTGGAGTGATTATGTCAATTATTGCCATTATTCTCGTCGTTACATTTTTTATCACATCTGCAGATTCTGGAACGTACGTATTATCAATGATGTCTTCCAATGGTGCACAAAATCCGCCCAATCGACTGAAGTTAGTATGGGGTATTTTACTTGCAGCAATTTCCCTTGTCTTATTATACTCTGGAGGTTTAATGGCTTTGCAGAACGCCATGATTATTGCTGCTTTACCGTTTTCTGTCATCATGATATTAATGACTGCGAGTTTGTTTAAGTCATTGAATGAAGAAGTGAAAAAAATAACAAAAAAAGTAAGGTGA
- the trpA gene encoding tryptophan synthase subunit alpha yields the protein MGKEKINRILNERLARGEKLFVPYIMAGDGGLDVLEDRIQFLTDCGVSAIELGIPFSDPTADGPTIQSAGVRALTNGTTLASVLDRLKSFKHKRTIPIILMTYINPVLYYGIENFVEKCVVAGVDGVIIPDVPLEEEELIAGILQENNVAFIRLVAITSPIERVQLIASRTEGFLYAVSVMGTTGVRNHHDEQVKDYLQMLKGVSTVPVLAGFGVSTINQAQELGTYCDGVVVGSKIVDLFNNGKREEIRELIQGSVLKKRSHV from the coding sequence ATGGGCAAGGAAAAAATTAATCGAATATTAAATGAGCGATTAGCTAGGGGTGAAAAATTGTTTGTTCCTTATATTATGGCTGGCGATGGGGGGTTAGATGTATTGGAAGACCGGATTCAATTTCTAACGGACTGTGGTGTTTCAGCAATAGAACTAGGTATTCCGTTTTCTGACCCTACAGCAGATGGCCCGACAATTCAAAGTGCAGGAGTAAGAGCGTTAACAAATGGAACAACATTAGCGAGCGTACTAGATCGACTAAAAAGCTTTAAACATAAACGTACTATACCGATTATTTTAATGACCTATATAAATCCAGTTTTATATTATGGAATTGAAAACTTTGTGGAAAAATGTGTTGTGGCTGGGGTTGATGGAGTCATTATCCCGGATGTACCGTTGGAAGAGGAAGAATTGATAGCCGGTATCTTGCAAGAGAATAATGTAGCATTCATTAGATTAGTGGCGATCACTAGTCCGATTGAACGGGTTCAACTGATTGCGAGTCGTACGGAAGGCTTTTTATATGCTGTTTCTGTTATGGGTACGACAGGTGTTCGTAATCATCACGATGAACAAGTAAAAGACTATTTACAAATGTTAAAAGGGGTAAGTACAGTCCCTGTCTTAGCAGGGTTTGGTGTGTCCACTATAAACCAAGCGCAAGAACTTGGCACCTATTGTGATGGCGTTGTTGTTGGAAGTAAAATTGTTGATTTGTTTAATAATGGGAAACGAGAAGAAATTCGTGAACTTATTCAAGGAAGTGTGTTAAAGAAACGCTCCCATGTTTAA
- the trpB gene encoding tryptophan synthase subunit beta yields MTTYTMPDNRGRYGNYGGRFVPELLMPALLELEEAYQSAKNDPEFNRQVEYYLQQYVGRKTPLYYAEQLTKAIGGPKIFLKREDLNHTGAHKINNTIGQALLTLRMGKKKVVAETGAGQHGVATATVCALFGLDCVVFMGEEDIKRQKLNVFRMELLGAEVRGVASGSGTLKDATNEALRYWASHVTDTHYILGSAVGPHPFPLIVRDFQTVIGKETKEQILEQTGKLPDAVVACVGGGSNSIGMFHPFIEEESVKLYGVEAAGAGINTEQHAATMTKGEAGIIHGTLSKLLQTPGGQVKEAFSISAGLDYPGVGPEHSHLHDTGRVIYEPITDDEALTAFQFLTKTEGIIPALESAHAIAYALKLAKTMQSEETLVVCLSGRGDKDVEQVMDRLESR; encoded by the coding sequence TTGACAACTTATACAATGCCAGATAACCGGGGGCGTTACGGAAACTACGGAGGTAGATTTGTACCGGAATTATTAATGCCAGCACTTTTGGAACTTGAAGAAGCCTATCAATCTGCTAAAAATGATCCAGAGTTTAACCGACAAGTCGAGTATTACTTACAACAATATGTTGGTAGAAAAACACCCCTTTATTATGCAGAACAATTAACGAAAGCAATTGGAGGACCGAAGATATTTCTAAAAAGAGAAGATTTGAATCATACAGGAGCACATAAAATTAACAATACAATCGGGCAGGCTTTGCTTACACTTCGGATGGGAAAGAAGAAGGTAGTTGCGGAAACAGGAGCGGGTCAACATGGAGTTGCAACAGCGACTGTTTGTGCATTGTTTGGTTTAGATTGTGTTGTCTTTATGGGTGAAGAAGATATAAAACGGCAAAAATTGAATGTATTTCGTATGGAATTGTTAGGGGCAGAAGTAAGAGGTGTTGCGAGTGGGAGTGGAACGTTAAAGGATGCGACAAATGAAGCGTTAAGATACTGGGCAAGTCATGTAACGGATACGCACTATATTTTAGGCTCAGCTGTCGGACCGCACCCATTTCCATTAATTGTTCGTGACTTTCAAACCGTGATTGGGAAAGAAACAAAGGAACAAATCCTTGAACAAACTGGAAAGCTTCCAGATGCAGTTGTTGCTTGTGTTGGTGGAGGAAGTAATTCAATCGGAATGTTTCACCCGTTTATAGAAGAGGAGTCAGTCAAATTATATGGAGTTGAAGCAGCTGGTGCAGGAATAAATACAGAGCAACATGCGGCGACAATGACAAAGGGGGAGGCTGGAATAATCCATGGAACATTATCAAAGCTTTTACAAACACCAGGTGGCCAAGTAAAGGAGGCGTTTTCCATTTCAGCTGGTCTAGATTACCCAGGAGTGGGACCAGAACATAGTCACCTGCACGATACAGGAAGAGTAATTTATGAGCCAATTACGGATGACGAAGCGTTAACTGCATTTCAATTTTTAACAAAGACTGAAGGAATTATACCGGCGTTAGAAAGCGCACATGCAATTGCTTATGCATTGAAGCTAGCAAAAACGATGCAATCAGAGGAAACGTTAGTTGTTTGTTTGTCAGGTCGAGGGGACAAAGATGTAGAACAAGTAATGGACCGGTTGGAGAGTCGATAA
- a CDS encoding phosphoribosylanthranilate isomerase, which yields MLVKICGIQTLSAANAAANAEADFIGFVFAESSRQVTPQVAKEIAEQLPGKIKKVGVFVNESPEKMKDIANFVGLDFLQLHGEESATVAEQLPYRIIKAFGANSINREEIHSYPCDYYLIDSPRGKYRGGTGKPFNWHRLLDYRVDSRKLILAGGLTVDNVSEAISIVKPVGVDVSSGVETDGKKDSGKMTQFINRAKTSGKDERIDNLYNAR from the coding sequence ATGCTTGTAAAAATTTGTGGAATCCAAACATTATCTGCCGCAAATGCAGCAGCGAACGCAGAAGCCGACTTTATTGGTTTTGTATTTGCTGAAAGTTCACGGCAAGTAACACCTCAAGTTGCTAAAGAAATCGCTGAACAATTGCCTGGGAAAATAAAAAAGGTTGGAGTCTTTGTTAACGAGTCACCTGAAAAAATGAAAGATATTGCTAATTTTGTAGGGCTTGATTTTTTACAATTACACGGGGAAGAATCGGCTACGGTTGCCGAACAACTACCCTATCGGATAATAAAGGCATTTGGGGCAAATTCGATCAATCGAGAAGAAATTCACTCGTACCCATGTGATTATTATTTAATAGATAGTCCACGAGGAAAATATCGAGGTGGAACAGGGAAACCATTTAACTGGCATCGCCTTTTAGACTATAGGGTAGATTCAAGAAAATTAATTTTAGCAGGTGGATTAACAGTAGACAATGTCAGTGAGGCGATTTCTATTGTTAAACCAGTTGGCGTAGATGTATCTAGTGGCGTAGAGACAGACGGAAAAAAAGATTCAGGAAAAATGACTCAATTTATTAATCGAGCAAAAACAAGTGGAAAGGATGAGCGCATTGACAACTTATACAATGCCAGATAA
- the trpC gene encoding indole-3-glycerol phosphate synthase TrpC, translating to MTILDKIIAKKREEIKRISNQSIAPVKNYSVPSFKEFVSNSTEMNIIAEIKRASPSKGAINSEVNPVIQAKKYESLGATAISVLTDETFFQGSMNDLNQVSQEVQLPILCKDFIIDQLQIDIAKAAGANIILLIVAALDDCTLKDLYQYAVELNLEVLIEVHNEEEMERALMLKPDIIGINNRNLKTFEVNLAVTERLTKMVTDPEIILVSESGMKSREDVMRVRDAGAKAILVGETFMRAEKLDEQFKAFRVPLKNQ from the coding sequence ATGACAATCCTGGATAAAATTATTGCCAAAAAAAGAGAAGAGATTAAACGAATCTCAAATCAATCTATTGCCCCTGTGAAAAATTATTCTGTACCAAGTTTTAAAGAGTTCGTGTCAAATTCAACTGAAATGAACATCATTGCGGAAATAAAGCGTGCCTCACCGTCTAAGGGAGCGATTAATAGTGAAGTTAACCCTGTCATTCAAGCAAAAAAATATGAATCTTTAGGTGCAACGGCCATTTCGGTTTTAACAGACGAAACGTTTTTTCAAGGATCTATGAATGATTTAAATCAAGTGAGTCAAGAGGTGCAGTTACCCATTTTATGTAAAGACTTTATTATTGACCAATTACAAATAGACATAGCCAAAGCAGCTGGCGCAAACATCATTTTATTAATTGTGGCAGCTCTAGATGATTGCACACTTAAGGATTTATATCAATATGCAGTTGAATTAAATTTAGAAGTCCTTATCGAAGTTCATAACGAGGAGGAAATGGAGCGAGCACTCATGTTAAAGCCAGATATTATTGGGATTAACAATCGGAATTTAAAAACATTTGAAGTAAATTTAGCCGTTACAGAGCGGTTAACAAAAATGGTTACAGATCCAGAAATAATTTTAGTAAGTGAAAGTGGAATGAAGTCGCGGGAAGATGTTATGCGAGTAAGAGATGCTGGAGCAAAAGCAATTTTAGTAGGTGAGACCTTTATGCGGGCAGAAAAACTTGACGAACAATTTAAAGCATTCCGAGTCCCATTGAAAAATCAATAA
- the trpD gene encoding anthranilate phosphoribosyltransferase has translation MKMYLEKLISGEDLTFEEMKEATSYCLEEATDVEIAALLTAMQAKGETADEIAGIVDVILSKSTLQVPTINDAIDNCGTGGDKSFSFNISTTSAFVIAGAGITVAKHGNRSITSKSGSADVLEALGVSLTLSKQHIEELLQENNIAFLFAPNVHASLKPFMKVRRDLGIRTVFNIIGPLTNPVQLNSQLLGVYDSAYCEMLAKTLKKLGRNRAVVINGAGRLDEATLAGENHLVLLDNGNITSLALSPEEVGLPMYSIEAIRGGDANRNAEILLDVLKGKKGAYYDTVLLNAGLGIFTSGKAKTIHEGIEKARESIESGEALKRLQYLIGFSKKVPREVV, from the coding sequence ATGAAAATGTACTTGGAAAAATTAATCAGTGGTGAAGACTTGACTTTTGAAGAAATGAAGGAAGCGACAAGTTATTGTCTTGAAGAAGCGACAGATGTTGAGATTGCAGCACTTTTAACCGCGATGCAAGCAAAAGGCGAAACAGCCGATGAAATTGCGGGAATTGTTGATGTGATTTTATCTAAATCAACTTTACAAGTACCGACAATTAATGATGCAATTGATAATTGTGGGACAGGTGGCGACAAATCTTTTAGCTTTAATATTAGCACGACGTCTGCATTTGTCATTGCAGGAGCGGGAATTACTGTTGCTAAACATGGCAACAGGAGTATTACGAGTAAATCAGGTAGTGCGGATGTCTTAGAAGCTTTAGGTGTCTCCTTAACCCTATCTAAACAACATATCGAGGAATTGCTACAAGAAAATAATATCGCTTTTTTATTTGCACCAAATGTCCACGCATCGCTGAAGCCATTTATGAAAGTAAGAAGAGATTTAGGAATTCGCACTGTTTTTAATATTATCGGCCCGCTAACAAATCCTGTTCAATTAAATTCGCAACTACTCGGTGTTTATGATTCGGCTTATTGTGAAATGTTGGCAAAAACGTTAAAGAAACTTGGAAGGAATCGAGCAGTTGTTATAAATGGGGCTGGACGTCTTGATGAGGCTACTTTGGCAGGAGAAAACCATCTAGTCCTATTGGATAACGGTAATATAACATCGTTAGCATTATCACCAGAAGAAGTCGGATTACCAATGTATTCCATTGAGGCGATTCGCGGTGGTGATGCAAATCGAAATGCTGAAATATTACTGGATGTTTTAAAAGGGAAAAAAGGAGCCTATTATGACACCGTGTTATTAAATGCTGGATTAGGAATTTTTACGAGTGGGAAAGCAAAGACGATACATGAAGGAATTGAAAAGGCGAGAGAAAGTATCGAATCGGGGGAAGCATTAAAAAGGTTACAATATTTAATCGGATTCAGTAAAAAAGTACCGCGAGAGGTGGTTTAA
- a CDS encoding anthranilate synthase component II, whose translation MYLLIDNYDSFTYNIFQYFSEAGVKVQVARNDEISILDIEKLQPEGIIISPGPGTPEDAGICIEVIQQFYQTTPILGICLGHQAIAVAFGGALLQAEKIMHGKTSIITHNGCGIVKNIPEQVTAMRYHSLVINKNELPEDLEIVANSIDDKEIMAIKHKDYPLYGIQFHPESIGTEDGKQIFQNFIEMVSRKEITP comes from the coding sequence ATGTATTTATTGATTGATAACTATGATTCTTTCACGTATAACATTTTTCAATACTTTTCAGAAGCAGGAGTAAAGGTTCAAGTTGCCCGTAATGATGAAATTTCCATTTTAGATATTGAAAAGCTACAACCTGAAGGAATTATTATTTCTCCAGGACCAGGAACACCTGAGGATGCTGGTATTTGCATTGAAGTGATTCAACAATTTTATCAAACGACCCCAATATTAGGTATTTGTTTAGGTCATCAAGCTATTGCCGTTGCTTTCGGTGGAGCACTCTTGCAAGCCGAAAAAATTATGCATGGGAAGACTTCCATAATTACCCATAATGGTTGTGGTATCGTAAAAAATATTCCAGAACAAGTGACTGCTATGAGATACCACTCACTTGTTATCAATAAAAATGAATTACCGGAGGATTTGGAAATAGTCGCAAACTCCATTGATGACAAAGAAATAATGGCAATTAAACATAAGGATTATCCGTTATATGGAATTCAATTTCATCCCGAATCAATTGGTACCGAAGACGGAAAGCAAATCTTCCAAAACTTTATTGAAATGGTTTCGAGAAAGGAGATTACCCCATGA
- the trpE gene encoding anthranilate synthase component I, translated as MKGVICVSKNPPLYKFIRLANVNLTPTDIYNRLTGKKKFLLESTFQHKKKGKFSFIGEEPYMGIIGNGSETTMYHYETGVTEKFGENALVVLKKYLPKIDLDISLPFYGGAIGYVGYDAIRQFECIGSDLPDDIQMPDIHFLLYKTTIIIDHKEDRVYLVAVNVEQELETELDERLNKLEEKLKNGNEIGDIEVSSVQFFPEITEDTFIKKVEEAKEYIQKGDIFQVVLSQRFIAQIDGDPFHIYQKLRKANPSPYMFYIDFGDYTLLGASPESLIQTEGREMITNPIAGTRPRGKTDEEDSRLAEELLSDEKELAEHQMLVDLSRNDLGKVAKSGTIELPTYMKIEKYQHVMHIVSEVKGQLREDLTSIDALISCLPAGTVSGAPKIRAMQIINELEEKKRGVYAGGVGYINYNFDLNMALAIRSLVIIDGKAYLQAGAGIVHDSNPYLEYEETLNKAKSLMEVVQNVFID; from the coding sequence ATGAAAGGAGTTATTTGTGTGAGTAAAAATCCCCCGCTTTATAAATTTATTCGATTGGCAAATGTAAATTTAACACCGACAGATATTTATAATCGGCTGACTGGTAAAAAGAAATTTTTATTAGAAAGTACCTTTCAACATAAAAAGAAGGGGAAGTTTTCTTTTATTGGAGAGGAACCATATATGGGAATCATTGGGAATGGCAGTGAAACGACTATGTATCACTATGAAACAGGTGTAACGGAAAAATTTGGAGAAAATGCGCTTGTTGTATTGAAAAAATATTTGCCAAAAATTGACTTGGATATTTCACTTCCATTTTATGGTGGGGCAATTGGTTATGTTGGTTATGATGCCATTCGACAATTTGAATGTATTGGTTCAGATCTTCCCGATGACATACAAATGCCAGATATCCATTTTTTACTCTATAAAACAACGATCATCATCGACCATAAAGAAGATAGGGTATATTTGGTGGCAGTAAATGTAGAACAAGAATTAGAAACGGAATTAGATGAGCGTTTAAATAAACTTGAAGAGAAACTGAAAAACGGGAACGAAATAGGTGACATCGAAGTCAGTTCAGTCCAATTTTTTCCAGAGATAACAGAGGACACTTTTATAAAAAAAGTGGAGGAGGCAAAGGAATATATTCAAAAAGGAGACATTTTTCAAGTTGTTTTGTCCCAACGATTTATTGCTCAAATAGACGGAGATCCATTTCACATTTATCAAAAATTACGGAAAGCAAATCCTTCTCCATATATGTTTTATATCGATTTTGGTGATTACACCCTTCTCGGTGCATCTCCTGAAAGTTTAATTCAAACGGAAGGGAGAGAGATGATTACAAATCCGATTGCGGGAACGAGACCCCGCGGGAAAACAGATGAAGAGGATAGTCGCTTAGCAGAAGAGTTGCTTTCCGATGAAAAAGAACTGGCAGAACACCAGATGCTCGTTGATTTAAGTAGAAATGATCTCGGTAAAGTGGCAAAAAGTGGAACGATTGAGCTACCAACATATATGAAAATAGAAAAATACCAACATGTCATGCATATCGTTTCAGAGGTAAAAGGGCAACTAAGGGAAGATCTTACAAGTATCGACGCATTAATATCGTGCTTACCAGCTGGAACTGTATCTGGAGCACCGAAAATTCGGGCGATGCAAATTATTAATGAGTTGGAGGAAAAGAAACGAGGCGTTTATGCGGGGGGTGTGGGCTATATCAATTACAATTTTGATTTGAATATGGCATTAGCGATTCGCTCCCTTGTAATTATCGATGGGAAAGCATATTTACAAGCAGGGGCCGGTATTGTTCATGATTCCAACCCTTACTTAGAATATGAAGAAACATTAAATAAAGCAAAGTCGTTAATGGAGGTGGTACAAAATGTATTTATTGATTGA
- a CDS encoding DinB family protein — protein MEKDLFHTIVTVRGLTENLLNQIPEQIVDIIPDGFNNNIRWNFGHIAVIQEKLAFEALGEELGLPYEFVTYFAAGTSPNNWDKSVPSLDDIHSVLTEQKSRIQSKLKGRLNEALPSTLRINRLISLTTVAQTLQFSLFHEGMHIETIKNIQRLIKLKV, from the coding sequence ATGGAAAAAGATTTATTCCATACAATTGTAACGGTTCGCGGGTTGACAGAAAATTTGTTGAATCAAATCCCTGAACAAATAGTTGATATCATTCCAGATGGCTTTAATAATAACATACGTTGGAATTTTGGCCATATCGCGGTCATACAAGAGAAATTAGCATTTGAAGCGCTTGGAGAAGAATTGGGGTTACCTTACGAGTTTGTTACCTATTTTGCAGCAGGAACGAGCCCAAATAATTGGGATAAAAGCGTTCCATCTCTAGATGACATACATTCGGTTTTAACAGAACAAAAGTCTAGAATTCAGTCAAAACTAAAAGGTCGCTTAAACGAAGCATTACCTTCCACATTAAGAATAAACCGCCTTATTTCGTTAACGACTGTAGCCCAAACACTTCAATTCAGCCTATTCCATGAAGGGATGCATATCGAAACCATTAAAAACATTCAACGTCTAATTAAATTGAAAGTGTAA
- a CDS encoding ATP-grasp domain-containing protein, producing the protein MINGLLVYHREDYEKNQWFAHEIMDCGRDHHLHIELVLTDELVLGMDEELFVTVKNKRMKRPSFVINRSRDSLIATHFERMGSRVFNSSFVTEICNHKGRTHQFVNANGIKSVKTWFVNRNYTPLEQLNHAFPLVLKAVNGHGGNEVFLLQNRDALTEKIENFPSDEYILQEVCGNPGTDIRVFVLGNQILAAVKRYSETSFKSNFSLGGQVEPYSLTEDEKQLVGKIIRFTRFDFVGIDFLLDKDGHFLFNEIEDVVGTRTLYQCYEMDVVHNFVSYIKSCLK; encoded by the coding sequence ATGATTAATGGTTTGTTAGTTTACCATAGAGAAGATTACGAGAAAAATCAATGGTTTGCCCATGAGATAATGGATTGCGGGCGAGACCATCATCTTCATATTGAACTCGTATTAACCGATGAACTTGTACTTGGTATGGATGAGGAGCTTTTTGTTACGGTGAAAAATAAACGGATGAAACGCCCATCATTTGTTATTAATCGAAGTCGTGATAGTTTAATCGCAACACATTTTGAACGAATGGGAAGTCGCGTCTTTAATTCGTCCTTTGTGACAGAAATTTGTAATCATAAAGGACGAACACATCAATTTGTTAATGCCAACGGAATTAAGTCAGTCAAAACATGGTTCGTAAACCGTAACTATACCCCATTGGAGCAATTGAATCATGCCTTTCCTCTTGTTTTAAAAGCGGTTAATGGACATGGAGGAAATGAAGTTTTTTTATTACAAAATCGGGATGCGTTAACCGAGAAAATCGAAAACTTTCCATCAGATGAGTATATTTTACAAGAAGTGTGTGGTAACCCTGGAACTGATATACGTGTATTTGTGTTAGGAAATCAAATTTTGGCAGCTGTAAAAAGATATTCGGAGACGAGTTTCAAATCGAACTTTTCATTGGGAGGACAAGTTGAACCGTATTCGTTAACAGAAGATGAAAAGCAATTAGTTGGTAAAATTATTAGATTCACCCGGTTTGATTTTGTAGGAATTGATTTTCTTCTAGACAAAGACGGCCATTTTTTATTTAACGAAATTGAAGATGTTGTTGGTACAAGAACACTTTATCAATGTTATGAGATGGATGTTGTTCACAATTTCGTATCTTATATAAAATCATGCCTTAAATAA
- a CDS encoding ATP-grasp domain-containing protein, with product MIKTGWLIYNGSLLSNKFLQINEMYRQSAIKKGIQLKLIKNTEIYSMIDNYSLTIKLDEPFEEPDFVLFLDKDIRLAKQLERMGLKLFNSADTIEACDDKVITHQLLAQQHIRTPKTLFSPLMFPGTGEKDNHFTDVVEQHFTYPHIIKEAFGSFGAQVYLIHNYEELLAKRKELLYTPHLYQEFISSSFGKDARLFVVGEKVVASMYRTNSTDFRANITNGGKAHKFDPPESFMELAVKASKAVGADFSGVDLLFGENGEPIICEVNSNAHIKNVFDCTGVDVSSYIIDYILEKMTND from the coding sequence ATGATTAAAACAGGTTGGTTAATATATAATGGGAGTTTACTGTCAAATAAGTTCCTCCAAATTAATGAAATGTACAGGCAATCAGCGATAAAAAAAGGGATTCAATTAAAATTGATTAAAAATACGGAAATCTATAGTATGATAGACAATTATTCGCTAACGATAAAATTAGATGAACCATTTGAGGAGCCAGATTTTGTTCTTTTTTTAGATAAAGATATTCGATTAGCAAAACAGCTTGAACGAATGGGGCTAAAACTATTTAACAGTGCCGATACAATTGAAGCTTGTGATGATAAAGTAATTACTCATCAATTACTAGCACAACAACATATAAGAACACCGAAAACATTATTTTCACCATTGATGTTTCCCGGAACCGGTGAGAAAGATAATCATTTTACCGATGTAGTGGAACAACATTTTACCTATCCACACATTATTAAAGAAGCATTCGGATCATTTGGTGCACAAGTATATTTAATTCACAATTATGAGGAATTGCTCGCGAAAAGAAAAGAATTATTATATACACCTCACTTGTATCAGGAGTTTATTTCCTCAAGTTTTGGTAAAGATGCTCGTTTATTTGTAGTTGGGGAAAAAGTAGTTGCGTCCATGTATCGGACGAACAGTACGGACTTTCGTGCGAATATAACAAATGGTGGTAAGGCGCACAAGTTTGATCCACCAGAAAGTTTTATGGAGCTCGCGGTAAAAGCTTCTAAAGCGGTAGGTGCAGATTTTTCCGGTGTAGATTTATTATTTGGTGAAAATGGAGAACCGATAATTTGTGAAGTGAATTCAAATGCTCATATAAAAAATGTATTTGATTGTACAGGAGTAGATGTGTCCTCTTATATTATTGATTACATATTGGAGAAGATGACCAATGATTAA